One region of Dysidea avara chromosome 1, odDysAvar1.4, whole genome shotgun sequence genomic DNA includes:
- the LOC136260216 gene encoding mucin-22-like — translation MINIPMGVGEGVVKTVVVGGTIVVISVDDATVAVTGVDDATIVVTGLDDDTIVVTGVDDSTIVVTGVDDATIVVTGLDDDTIVVTGVDDSTIVVTGVGDATIVVTGVGNTTIVVTGVDGSTIVATGVDDSTIVVTGVDVVTGVDDSTIVVIGVNNSTIVATTVDDATIVVTGVDDATIVVTGVGDATIVVTGVGNTTIVVTGVDGSTIVATGVDDSTIVVTGVDVVTGVDDSTIVVIGVNNSTIVATTVDDATIVLTGVDDATIVVTGVDNSTIVVTGVDDSTIVVTGVDDSTIVAIGVNNSTIVATTVDDATIVLTGVDDATIVVTGVDNSTIVVTGVDDSTIVVTGVDDSTIVAIGVNNSTIVATTVDDATIVVTGVDDATIVVTGVGDATIVVTGVDNSTIVVTGVDDSTIVVTGVDDSTIVVIVVNNSTIVVTGVDDSTIVVIGVNNSTIVATGVDDATVVVTGVENATTVVTGINDVNIAIGGVSVVRGIIAVEDVFAKQKINKNLSIQNSYIYI, via the coding sequence ATGATTAACATACCAATGGGAGTTGGTGAAGGGGTAGTAAAAACAGTTGTGGTAGGAGGTACTATAGTTGTAATTagtgtagatgatgctaccgttgctgtaactggtgtagacgatgctaccattgttgtaactggtctAGATGATgataccattgttgtaactggtgtagatgattctaccattgttgtaactggtgtagatgatgctaccattgttgtaaccgGTCTAGATGATgataccattgttgtaactggtgtagatgattctaccattgttgtaactggtgtaggtgatgctaccattgttgtaactggtgtaggtaatactaccattgttgtaactggtgtagatggtTCTACCATTGTTGCAACTGGCGTAGatgattctaccattgttgtaactggtgtagatgttGTAACTGGTGTTGATGATTCGACCATTGTTGTAATTGGTGTAAACAATTCTACCATTGTTGCAACTACTGTAGATGATGCTactattgttgtaactggtgtagatgatgccaccattgttgtaactggtgtaggtgatgctaccattgttgtaactggtgtaggtaatactaccattgttgtaactggtgtagatggtTCTACCATTGTTGCAACTGGCGTAGatgattctaccattgttgtaactggtgtagatgttGTAACTGGTGTTGATGATTCGACCATTGTTGTAATTGGTGTAAACAATTCTACCATTGTTGCAACTactgtagatgatgctaccattgtcttaactggtgtagatgatgccaccattgttgtaactggtgtagacaattctaccattgttgtaactggtgtagatgattctaccattgttgtaactggtgttgATGATTCGACCATTGTTGCAATTGGTGTAAACAATTCTACCATTGTTGCAACTactgtagatgatgctaccattgtcttaactggtgtagatgatgccaccattgttgtaactggtgtagacaattctaccattgttgtaactggtgtagatgattctaccattgttgtaactggtgttgATGATTCGACCATTGTTGCAATTGGTGTAAACAATTCTACCATTGTTGCAACTACTGTAGATGATGCTactattgttgtaactggtgtagatgatgctactattgttgtaactggtgtaggtgatgccaccattgttgtaactggtgtagacaattctaccattgttgtaactggtgtagatgattctaccattgttgtaactggtgttgATGATTCGACCATTGTTGTAattgttgtaaacaactctaccattgttgtaactggtgttgATGATTCGACCATTGTTGTAATTGGTGTAAACAATTCTACCAttgttgcaactggtgtagatgatgctactgttgttgtaactggtgtagaaaATGCCACCACTGTTGTAACTGGTATAAATGATGTAAACATTGCAATTGGGGGTGTATCTGTTGTAAGGGGTATTATAGCTGTTGAAGATGTATTTGCTAAGCAAAAGATAAACAAAAATTTAAGTATACAGAACtcatatatatacatttaa